One Punica granatum isolate Tunisia-2019 chromosome 3, ASM765513v2, whole genome shotgun sequence genomic window carries:
- the LOC116199496 gene encoding receptor-like protein kinase At3g21340, with product MAENDISSNITGNKLSGSIPTDLLARASDNTLQLSSKKDKHGKPESFSSNKDKHGKPKWKIRARITGDFRKYKLYNGRFTLEELAGITKNFDVRNVIGAGAFGKVFHGKLHNGTEVAVKKLSQSARDGPKQFEAEAKLLFKVHHRNLVSLLGYCDEPENMALFYEYLAKGNLREKLSGKDGKFFTWDQRLCIALDAAKGPDYLHNDCNPPIIHRDLKMANIPLDEHLQAKISDFRLLRIFSSANGVNIVTNPVGTPGYRDPKYCESGRSLTKKSDVYSFGVVLLELFNACSVQGDREYIVDWAAQEVQKQDYLQQIVDPRLDGQYDPHSAKKLVTIVYALRNYS from the exons CAACATAACTGGAAATAAGTTGAGCGGCTCAATACCCACGGATTTACTGGCGAGGGCCAGTGATAACACATTGCAGCTGAG CTCAAAGAAGGATAAGCATGGAAAGCCAGAATCATTCAGCTCCAATAAGGATAAACATGGAAAGCCCAAATGGAAAATCCGAGCCCGGATCACAGGAGATTTCaggaaatacaaattatataaTGGCCGTTTCACCCTTGAGGAGCTTGCAGGGATCACCAAGAACTTTGATGTTAGGAATGTTATTGGAGCAGGGGCTTTCGGAAAAGTTTTCCATGGTAAGCTACATAATGGCACTGAAGTTGCAGTGAAAAAGCTTTCTCAATCAGCTAGGGATGGCCCCAAGCAATTTGAAGCTGAG GCAAAACTACTCTTCAAAGTACACCATAGGAACTTGGTTTCGCTTCTTGGATACTGTGATGAACCGGAAAACATGGCATTATTTTACGAGTACTTGGCCAAGGGAAACTTGCGCGAAAAATTATCAGGAAAGGATGGGAAATTTTTTACCTGGGACCAGAGATTATGCATTGCACTTGATGCAGCAAAAG GCCCTGATTACTTGCACAATGATTGCAATCCACCTATTATTCACCGAGACCTAAAGATGGCAAATATACCTCTGGATGAACACTTGCAGGCCAAGATTTCTGACTTCAGACTATTGAGAATTTTTTCAAGTGCAAATGGCGTTAATATCGTAACCAATCCTGTTGGAACACCTGGTTACCGCGACCCAAA ATATTGTGAGTCTGGAAGAAGTTTGACCAAGAAAAGCGACGTTTACAGCTTCGGGGTCGTGCTTCTTGAGCTATTCAATGCCTGTTCTGTACAAGGTGACCGGGAATACATAGTCGACTGGGCAGCTCAAGAAGTCCAAAAACAAGACTACCTACAGCAAATTGTTGATCCAAGGCTAGATGGGCAGTACGATCCCCACTCAGCTAAGAAGTTGGTGACGATAGTGTATGCATTGAGAAACTACAGCTGA
- the LOC116199501 gene encoding receptor-like protein 12: MGTGLRLFFMSLQLFLPLSSLLASQSPIPPPKLLCHADERSALWELKATFSDNSCFDSWQREGEAQNCCSWQGVECGGPYSHVIGLDLTHCYPNRLYSSINSNSSIFRLFHLQRLKLDNIDFNYSSIPASLGNLQSLRELTLSGCKFLGLIPPSVSNLTQLVALDLSFNSFHGPILPFTTNLTQLKKLVLGNNQFTGEIPPSLGNLQSLRELDLDNCTFQGLIPPSVSNLTELVILSLSSNFFDGPIPPVISNLTRLRALVLDCNNFTGEIPPSLGNLVQLVVLDLDSNQFTGEIPSQLASLTHLQDLDLSFNRLSGPIPTSLSELRNLNSLSLGPNQLSGIVSMDMFSEMENLEQLILSLNSFSLAIESTEIHSLTTVKSLGLAQCNLNEFPKFLEKLDNLVDLDLSCNNLSGEVPVWFLNVRLPTLSYLNLSHNSLTGFPRKLFYYNTTQLDTLDLRFNKLHGSFPIPSVPIANYLVSNNMLSGVIPLLICDWVYVAVLDLSKNNFTGELPQCLGNTSVNFKMLTLHSNNFHGRIPPFGSSTSTCELEMIDLSDNRLEGPLPRSLSNCSSLSFLNLGNNWIYDTFPSWLGSLSSLSVLILRSNKFHGGIEEPKSDPGFPRLQIIDLSHNNFQRSLPSLYFQNWRYMGVSSWDIARKRSHYLSGYIFSSWVVAHGYPSYDFSMTIVNKGVEMEYGKILEYFKVVDLSSNNFTGKIPDSIATLHGLHLLNLSNNMLIGLVPPSMGTLSELEVLDLSQNELSGEIPQQLTQLNFLSYFNVSCNNLSGLIPQGQQFDSFQCNSYLGNEGLCGDPLSRKCGNLAPPLSPPNARKDEGSDAPFEIEWKAVAGGYATTFVIAVFIGHKIITERPNWFSRNFGLRQHRRRSEAAELHHKLGQKPQRSLVNKGVEMEYEKILGYLKVVDLSSNNFSGEIPDSITSLLNLSNNMLTGLVPSSLGALAGLEALDLPQNKLSGEIPQQLTQLNFLSYFNVSHNNLSGPIPRGKQFNSLQSNSYWGNEGLCGDPLSRKCSLAPPVPPHNARKDEGSDAPLEIEWKAVAVGYASTIVIAALIRHKIITERSNWFARNFGPRLL; the protein is encoded by the exons ATGGGGACAGGCTTGCGTCTCTTCTTCATGTCCTTGCAGCTGTTTCTTCCACTCTCATCCCTCCTTGCATCCCAATCTCCCATCCCTCCACCAAAGCTTTTGTGCCATGCCGATGAGAGGTCCGCCCTGTGGGAATTGAAGGCAACTTTTTCCGACAACTCGTGTTTCGACTCATGGCAGCGAGAAGGAGAAGCTCAGAATTGCTGCTCCTGGCAAGGTGTCGAATGTGGTGGCCCTTACAGTCACGTGATTGGCCTCGACCTCACGCATTGTTATCCTAATAGACTATACAGCTCCATCAACTCCAATAGTAGCATCTTCCGTCTTTTTCACCTGCAGAGGCTCAAGCTTGATAACATCGACTTCAATTACTCTTCGATACCTGCGTCACTTGGGAACCTCCAATCTTTGAGAGAGCTGACCCTCTCCGGTTGCAAATTCCTGGGTCTCATTCCTCCATCAGTAAGTAACTTGACTCAGCTCGTTGCCCTAGACCTATCATTCAATTCTTTTCATGGCCCAATCCTTCCTTTCACCACAAATCTGACTCAGCTCAAGAAGTTAGTTCTGGGTAATAACCAATTCACCGGCGAAATACCACCATCCCTTGGGAACCTCCAGTCTTTGAGAGAGCTCGACCTGGACAACTGCACTTTCCAGGGTCTCATTCCACCATCAGTAAGTAACTTGACCGAGCTCGTTATACTAAGCCTTTCATCTAATTTCTTTGACGGCCCAATCCCTCCTGTCATCTCAAACTTGACTCGGCTCAGAGCATTAGTTCTGGATTGTAACAATTTCACCGGCGAAATACCACCATCCCTCGGAAACCTCGTCCAACTCGTTGTTTTAGATCTGGATTCAAATCAATTTACAGGTGAAATCCCATCTCAACTAGCGAGCCTCACCCATTTACAAGATCTTGACCTCTCTTTCAATAGACTCAGTGGTCCAATTCCGACCTCACTCTCTGAACTTCGAAACCTTAACTCTCTTTCTCTGGGTCCAAACCAACTCAGTGGCATCGTGTCAATGGACATGTTCTCAGAGATGGAGAACCTAGAGCAACTTATCTTATCGTTAAATAGTTTCTCGCTGGCCATTGAGTCGACAGAAATTCATAGTCTCACAACTGTCAAGAGTCTGGGTTTGGCTCAATGCAATCTGAACGAGTTTCCGAAATTCCTAGAGAAACTAGATAACTTGGTTGACTTGGACTTATCCTGTAACAATCTCTCTGGAGAAGTACCAGTATGGTTTCTGAATGTAAGACTGCCAACTCTGTCATACCTGAATCTTTCGCACAATTCGCTGACAGGTTTCCCACGGAAGCTCTTCTATTATAATACAACTCAGCTCGACACCCTAGACCTCAGGTTCAACAAGCTGCATGGATCATTTCCCATTCCCTCGGTACCTATTGCAAATTATCTGGTGTCGAATAACATGCTATCTGGGGTAATACCACTACTAATATGTGATTGGGTATATGTGGCTGTACTTGATCTCTCGAAGAACAATTTTACGGGCGAGCTCCCCCAATGCTTGGGCAACACCAGTGTGAACTTTAAGATGCTAACTCTGCATAGCAACAACTTCCATGGAAGAATTCCTCCCTTTGGAAGCAGCACCAGCACCTGCGAACTAGAGATGATAGACCTGAGTGATAATCGGTTGGAAGGGCCATTGCCGAGATCTCTCTCAAATTGTTCAAGCTTAAGCTTTCTCAATCTGGGAAACAATTGGATCTACGATACTTTTCCATCTTGGTTAGGGTCACTTTCCAGCTTAAGTGTACTCATCCTGAGGTCCAATAAATTCCATGGAGGAATTGAGGAACCTAAGAGCGATCCTGGGTTCCCAAGATTACAGATCATTGACCTCTCTCACAATAACTTTCAGCGATCCCTGCCGTCCTTATACTTCCAGAATTGGAGATACATGGGAGTTTCATCTTGGGACATTGCTCGCAAACGGAGCCACTACTTAAGTGGATACATTTTTTCATCTTGGGTCGTCGCCCATGGTTATCCATCCTATGATTTCTCGATGACGATTGTTAACAAAGGGGTGGAGATGGAGTACGGGAAGATACTAGAATACTTCAAAGTGGTCGACCTTTCAAGCAACAACTTTACAGGGAAGATTCCGGATTCCATCGCCACTTTACATGGGCTTCATCTGCTAAATCTTTCCAACAATATGCTAATCGGTTTGGTCCCTCCATCCATGGGGACTCTATCAGAACTGGAAGTTCTCGACCTTTCCCAGAATGAGCTCTCGGGAGAGATCCCCCAGCAGTTAACACAGCTCAATTTCCTCTCCTATTTTAATGTGTCATGCAACAACCTGTCAGGGCTTATACCTCAGGGGCAGCAATTCGATTCCTTTCAGTGCAACTCGTACTTGGGAAATGAAGGACTTTGTGGAGATCCTCTGTCCAGAAAATGTGGAAATCTTGCACCACCACTGTCACCACCTAATGCCAGAAAAGATGAAGGCTCTGATGCGCCATTTGAGATTGAATGGAAAGCAGTTGCTGGAGGTTATGCAACTACATTTGTTATCGCAGTGTTCATCGGGCACAAGATAATCACTGAACGACCAAATTGGTTCTCAAGGAACTTCGGGCTGAGGCAACACAGAAGGCGGAGC GAGGCTGCTGAACTTCACCACAAACTCGGGCAAAAGCCGC AGAGATCATTAGTCAACAAAGGGGTGGAGATGGAGTACGAAAAGATACTCGGATACTTAAAAGTGGTCGATCTTTCAAGCAACAACTTTAGTGGGGAGATTCCGGATTCCATCACCAGTCTACTAAATCTTTCGAACAATATGCTAACTGGTTTGGTCCCTTCATCCCTGGGAGCTCTTGCAGGATTGGAAGCTCTCGACCTTCCGCAGAATAAGCTCTCAGGAGAGATCCCCCAGCAGTTAACACAGCTCAATTTCCTCTCCTACTTTAATGTGTCACACAACAACCTGTCAGGGCCTATACCTCGAGGGAAGCAATTCAATTCGTTACAAAGCAACTCGTACTGGGGAAATGAAGGATTGTGTGGAGATCCTCTATCCAGAAAATGCAGTCTTGCACCACCAGTGCCGCCACATAATGCCAGAAAAGATGAAGGCTCTGATGCTCCACTAGAGATTGAATGGAAAGCTGTTGCAGTTGGTTATGCAAGTACAATTGTTATTGCCGCACTCATCAGGCACAAGATAATAACGGAACGTTCAAATTGGTTTGCAAGGAACTTCGGGCCGAGACTATTATGA
- the LOC116199118 gene encoding coatomer subunit beta'-3 — MAFLKMKELVRRSERVKSLHVHPTEPWILLSLYSGTVSIWNYESQATEKSFKVTESPVRSAKFVPSKHWIVIGSDDGYLRIYDYGTSEKVREFKAHEDFIRCVAVHPTRPCILTASDDKSVKLWDWEKDWICCRTFEGHSHYVMHLAFSPEDNDSFASASLDGCLKIWTIDSSIPKFNIEGHSKGVNFVEYYFSNADNKLYLLSGSDDCTAKVWDYETKSCVHTLEGHNHNVTAIFAHPEFPVVITGSEDKTVRVWSKVTHSLETTLDLGLGRIWAIGYIRASKQVAFACDEGTITAKIFNSGELD; from the exons ATGGCATTTCTTAAAATG AAGGAACTTGTTCGCAGATCTGAGAGAGTGAAATCTCTCCATGTACACCCTACAGAGCCATg GATTCTGCTGAGTCTGTACTCTGGAACTGTGAGCATTTGGAACTATGAATCCCAG GCTACAGAGAAATCCTTCAAGGTCACTGAGTCGCCAG TGAGGTCTGCAAAGTTCGTTCCAAGCAAGCATTGGATCGTGATCGGATCGGATGATGGGTATCTTCGCATATACGACTATGGCACTTCTGAGAAGGTTAGAGAATTCAAGGCGCACGAGGATTTCATTCGGTGTGTGGCTGTTCACCCCACCCGCCCGTGCATCCTTACAGCATCGGACGACAAGTCGGTCAAGCTCTGGGACTGGGAGAAGGATTGGATCTGTTGTAGGACATTTGAGGGGCACTCGCACTATGTGATGCATTTAGCATTCAGTCCTGAGGACAATGATTCCTTTGCAAGTGCATCTCTTGATGGATGCTTGAAG ATTTGGACTATTGATTCATCGATTCCGAAGTTCAACATCGAAGGCCATTCTAAAGGAGTGAACTTCGTCGAATATTACTTTAGCAATGCAGATAATAAACTCTACCTTCTGAGTGGGTCTGATGATTGCACTGCTAAG GTTTGGGACTATGAAACAAAGAGTTGTGTTCATACACTCGAAGGTCACAATCACAATGTTACAGCAATATTTGCTCATCCCGAGTTTCCTGTAGTAATCACCGGCTCTGAGGATAAGACCGTTCGTGTATGGAGTAAAGTAACTCACAG TCTCGAGACTACACTAGACCTTGGCCTTGGAAGAATTTGGGCTATTGGATACATCAGAGCTTCGAAGCA AGTTGCATTCGCCTGCGATGAAGGAACTATCACGGCAAAGATCTTCAATTCTGGGGAGTTGGATTAG
- the LOC116200299 gene encoding probable sulfate transporter 3.4, translating to MGVNSNRVENFSDHDNDTDHPQAQTIIRVESLPLPQPQRGVHRVSMPPKRTTLQKLKQRLAEIFFPDDPLHRFKNQSWVRKFILGLQFLFPIFQWAPEYGLRPFRSDLVSGLTIASLAIPQGISYAKLANLPPIVGLYSSFVPPLIYSVLGSSRHLGVGPVSIASLVMGSMLTESVSSTQDPILYLKLAFTATFFAGLFQASLGLLRLGFVIDFLSKATLVGFMAGAAIIVSLQQLKGLLGIVHFTSKMQFVPVMSSVFKQRDEWSWQTVVLGISFLIFLLGTRHISMRRPKLFWVSAAAPLTSVIISTLIVYLLRSKAHGISTIGHLPKGLNPPSSNMLYLSEPYLALAVKTGLVTGILSLTEGIAVGRTFAALKNYQVDGNKEMMAIGMMNMAGSCSSCYVTTGSFSRSAVNYNAGAQTAVSNIVMATAVLVTLLFLMPLFYYTPNVILAAIIITAVIGLIDYQAAFRLWKVDKLDFVACLSSFFGVLFISVPLGLAIAVGISVFKILLHVTRPNTVVLGNIPGTQIYQSLTRYREALKVPSFLILAVEAPIYFANSTYLQERILRWVREEEEWIKENNGSALKCLILDMTAVTAIDTSGIDAIREIKKMLEKRSIKLVLTNPVATVMEKLHQSKTLEYLGLDGLYVTVGEAVSDISSQWKCHA from the exons ATGGGTGTCAACTCCAACAGGGTCGAGAACTTCTCCGACCATGACAACGACACCGACCACCCGCAAGCCCAAACCATCATAAGAGTCGAGTCGCTGCCTCTGCCGCAGCCCCAGCGGGGGGTGCATAGAGTTTCCATGCCGCCGAAACGTACCACCCTCCAGAAACTCAAGCAGAGGCTGGCCGAGATCTTCTTCCCCGATGACCCACTGCACCGGTTCAAGAACCAGTCGTGGGTCAGGAAGTTCATTCTCGGGCTGCAGTTCCTCTTCCCAATCTTCCAGTGGGCTCCTGAGTATGGGCTTCGTCCCTTCCGGTCTGATCTCGTGTCGGGCCTCACCATTGCCAGCCTCGCCATCCCGCAG GGAATCAGCTATGCCAAGCTTGCGAATTTGCCACCCATAGTTGGGCTCT ATTCAAGCTTTGTGCCACCACTGATATACTCAGTGCTGGGGAGCTCAAGACACCTCGGAGTAGGACCAGTCTCCATAGCCTCTCTTGTGATGGGGTCTATGCTGACAGAGTCAGTCTCATCCACTCAGGATCCCATTCTCTATCTCAAATTGGCCTTCACTGCCACCTTCTTCGCTGGCCTATTCCAGGCCTCTCTGGGTCTCCTAAG GTTGGGCTTTGTGATTGATTTTCTGTCAAAGGCGACACTGGTGGGGTTCATGGCTGGGGCAGCCATCATTGTCTCGCTGCAACAGCTGAAGGGTTTGCTTGGGATCGTCCATTTTACTTCGAAGATGCAGTTTGTCCCTGTCATGTCCTCTGTCTTCAAACAAAGAGACGAG TGGTCTTGGCAGACTGTGGTGTTGGGCATCAGCTTCTTGATCTTCCTATTGGGAACTAGGCACATT AGCATGAGAAGACCAAAGCTCTTCTGGGTCTCCGCTGCTGCTCCTCTTACCTCAGTGATCATCTCGACGCTCATCGTCTACCTCCTCCGTTCAAAGGCACATGGAATCTCAACT aTTGGACACTTGCCGAAAGGTCTTAACCCTCCTTCATCAAACATGTTATATCTCAGTGAGCCGTATCTTGCTCTCGCTGTAAAAACTGGCCTAGTTACAGGGATTTTGTCTCTCACT GAAGGAATTGCAGTAGGAAGAACATTTGCTGCCCTGAAGAATTACCAAGTCGACGGGAACAAGGAAATGATGGCAATTGGTATGATGAACATGGCCGGGTCTTGTTCCTCGTGCTATGTCACCACAG GTTCATTTTCTCGATCTGCGGTGAACTACAATGCCGGAGCACAGACGGCAGTTTCGAACATAGTGATGGCTACGGCTGTCCTAGTGACACTTCTCTTCCTCATGCCCTTGTTCTATTACACCCCGAACGTAATCTTAGCGGCTATCATCATAACAGCTGTGATCGGCCTCATAGATTATCAGGCGGCTTTTCGGTTGTGGAAAGTCGACAAGCTCGACTTTGTGGCTTGCCtgtcttctttctttggaGTTCTCTTCATTTCTGTGCCTCTTGGTCTTGCCATTGCA GTCGGAATTTCCGTTTTCAAGATTCTCCTGCACGTCACAAGACCGAACACAGTTGTCCTTGGGAACATTCCTGGAACTCAAATATACCAGAGTCTAACCAGATACAGGGAAGCCCTCAAAGTTCCTTCCTTCCTTATACTTGCTGTTGAGGCTCCCATCTACTTTGCCAACTCCACCTACCTTCAAGAAAG GATATTAAGATGGGtgagggaggaggaagagtGGATAAAGGAGAATAATGGGAGTGCACTCAAGTGCTTAATCCTGGACATGACTG CTGTGACTGCCATAGACACAAGCGGGATAGATGCCATCCGCGAAATCAAGAAGATGCTCGAGAAAAGATCGATCAAG CTTGTGTTGACGAATCCTGTCGCCACTGTAATGGAGAAGCTACACCAATCGAAGACATTGGAGTACTTGGGACTGGATGGCCTCTATGTAACAGTTGGAGAGGCCGTCTCCGACATCTCTTCGCAATGGAAATGCCATGCTTAA